One Tolypothrix bouteillei VB521301 DNA window includes the following coding sequences:
- a CDS encoding CheR family methyltransferase gives MAVSTAEFDYLRQLVYNHSAVVLYPDKSYLAELYLQPIAEAAGFASITNLVTYLQAQPFSSLHIQAVEALVTNETSFFRDVYPFEALNHFVLPELIENRAIERSLNIWCAACSNGQEPYSIAMLIREHFPMLSNWSVRLIASDFSTKVLARARQGCYNQLEIKRGLPQLLREKYFYKLNSHWQIKEEISEMVEFRQINLLQSWSSLPELDIIFLRNVLIYFDIATKKALLKKIKQQLKPDGFLFLGSGETIINLDKSFNRVQFDKSICYRLHNV, from the coding sequence ATGGCTGTAAGTACCGCTGAATTTGACTATCTTCGTCAATTAGTATATAATCACTCGGCAGTTGTATTATATCCTGATAAAAGCTATTTAGCAGAGCTATATTTGCAGCCAATTGCAGAAGCGGCAGGATTTGCTTCAATTACCAATTTAGTCACTTACCTGCAGGCTCAGCCTTTCAGCAGCCTTCACATCCAAGCGGTAGAGGCACTCGTCACCAACGAAACCTCATTTTTTCGTGATGTTTATCCCTTTGAAGCACTGAACCATTTTGTGTTGCCAGAATTGATCGAAAACCGAGCCATTGAGCGATCGCTAAATATTTGGTGTGCTGCTTGTTCCAACGGGCAGGAACCTTATAGTATTGCCATGCTCATTCGCGAACATTTTCCCATGCTGAGCAATTGGTCTGTGCGGTTAATTGCTAGCGATTTTTCCACCAAGGTACTAGCACGAGCCCGTCAAGGATGTTACAACCAGCTTGAAATCAAGCGCGGGCTACCTCAACTCCTGCGCGAGAAATATTTTTATAAGCTTAACAGTCACTGGCAAATTAAGGAAGAAATCTCTGAGATGGTTGAGTTCCGTCAGATCAATCTCCTGCAATCGTGGTCATCCCTCCCTGAATTAGACATTATATTTTTACGCAATGTTTTAATCTATTTTGATATAGCAACTAAGAAAGCATTACTGAAAAAGATAAAGCAACAATTAAAACCAGACGGATTCCTATTTCTCGGTAGTGGTGAAACGATTATTAACTTGGATAAATCCTTCAACCGCGTTCAATTTGATA